The Paenibacillus sp. BIC5C1 DNA segment TTGAAGAAGATCAATGTTGGAATGCTCATTACGCCGAAGCGGGAAGCGGATTCCGGGTTTTCGTCCACATTGACTTTAGCAATTTTCACTGCATCGCCAACTTCGGTGGACAGCTCTTCCAGGATTGGAGCGAGCATTTTACAAGGACCGCACCAAGGCGCCCAGAAATCAACAAGAACCGTTCCTTCGCCTTCGACTTCAGCGTTGAAGGATTGATCGGATACGTTAACAATAGCCATGAGATTGTCCTCCTTATATATACTTACGGTTTATTTTAACCTGTAACGTCGTGAACGACACTTCCAGTATAACACAGGTACTCTAATGTTGTGAAATGAACACATCAATGTTCATCTTCCCAACATCAAATCTTCACAATTGAAGAACTTGCAGGTTCACTGCAAAATCTTTACAAACGCTTTCTTTTCCAAGTATACTAAAATTACTCCGGGCTGCAGCTCCCTGTAAGGGCAAGCTGTTATCCCCATAAGGAGGCAATACCATGGATGCAAATGTGCGGATCAACGACCCGCGTGAACATGTGAACGAGGAACCCCGTAACGATCTGTTTGATCTGATAGCGGGTGTTGCTGGCATGGCCGGCCTGATGACGGTTATCTTTTTCGGAATGGTTATTTTCAAATTTATCACCGAATAGGAACTTCAGGCTGCACGTAGGCCAGAAAAGCCCGGTTTTCGCGACGATGCGAAAGCCAGGCTTTTTTTGGGACTATAAGAGTAAAAAATAGATCAGATCGGTAACATAAGTAGAAATTAACGTTTGCCCCGCTGATTCTCACCCCGAACCGAGATGACATCAACAAACGGACGAATCCGGTCCATCAAACGCTGGCCTTTGTTCATTTCCTCGCCGTCCCTACTGGTGAAGCTAAGATGTTTCTCCAGCCCATCCAAGTTGTAGTTGGACGTGTAAAATGTAGGTTTGCGATTCATACGGTAGTTCAGAATGGAACCCATCACATGATCCCTAACCCATGGGTTCAGATTTTCTGCCCCAATATCATCAAAGATGAGCAGATCACAGCTTTTCAAAATATCCGTCGTTTCCTTCAGCTTGTTCCCTTCACTGATCATGGATTTCAGATCCTCCACAAAATCAGGCATGTAGATAATAACACCCGTGTGGCCCACAACCGCGAGTTCATGCAGCAGATAACACATCAGAAACGTCTTGCCCGTTCCAAATGATCCTTCCAAAAACAGTCCTTGCGGAGACAATCCATTCTCCTTGGTGTCGTTAATATAACGCAGAACCTGGTTCACCGCCGGAGCACGCATCCGATCCTTGCCCATGATTTCCACATCGTTATATCCTGCATTGAGCGCACGCTCGTCCACATAGAAACTGCGGATTCTTTGCTTGATAACATGCTCATTTTGCCGGGCGATATGTTTGGAACAAGGTGCTTTTTTATCTATAATTTCGGGTTTACCGTTAAAATGCTCTACTTCCAGTTTGCAAAAGTGACCCTGGAAATCGTTAGGACAGTTGTCGAGCCCCGGACAGTTCGCACAGTTCTTCGAATCTTTGGCATACTGATACAGCTTGCTCAGATCGGTAATAAGCTGTGCATCTTTCAGTTCAGGATGACCTGCGCGGAATTCGCGTACGTACGGATCTTCCATCAATTCCGCCGCAATCCGCCGCGACTGTTCACGAAAGGAAGGATTCAGCTGCTGAAGCAGTCCTCCCAAGGATTCCATGGCTTCAAGCCCCCTTAATAGTTTCAATATAGAATGAACAATTGAATTTTACGATGACCATCATGATGGCAGGGTAACCTTCGATCGCTTGTAATTCTACTGTTCATTCTATATAAACTTGAGGAATAACTCAACATTTTCAGCTGGAAAAAGCATTATCCATTCCATGACAGTACACAGAACTTCGGTTAGTCAGTACACAAAAAATTGATCCGATCACGCTTGGAAAATTAACGACGCAACCCCACCGTAACAATCTCACAAGGTCCCGCTTGAAGAGCCCATTCTTTGCTAGTCAAGGCAGTTGAAGATTCATTTATCATCGAAGCATTCAGTTTGCCTGTCTCTTCTTCCAGAATGTTGCTCTGATATGCATCTTCCAATGCTTGCGGGATGGACTCAGAAGCAGCAAACTTCAACCCAGTTGTATTCGACCCCATATTATACCAACGCAACATCAGATCACCCGAATCCTCGTTCACCTTCAGTGAAGAAAAAGCAAGACCGTCCCCTTGCCACTCAAACGGTGAGTTGCTCGGCGTCAGGAATCCCGGGTGCACGTTCGTCTGAGCCAAAGTCCATGGAATCTGGAACTGATAAGCTTCAATGTACGCTCCGGAAGTTGCTCCATTCCCGTCATGAGGGATAATCTCCAGTTGGAAGGAATGCTCACCAAGACACTGAGCTTCCGGTGTAGGGAACAATCCCCAGTCTCCAAGCTCTCCCACCGCACGAAGCAATGTCACGGCAATCGTATTCCGTCCATCCTCAAGAACCTCATATTCATTCAGCCCCAGATTGGCTACAACCAATCCAGCCTGATCCTCACTCACATCAACAAAACTTTGCTGATGCTGGGTATTGCTCGGATTCTGCCATTCCGGTGCAGGCGTATTATCGCGAGTAGCAATTTCGAACATCGAGTCAACGTGATGAACAGCAGCTGTCAGATCCGTCGGGAAGAGTGCCCGTACCCGATGATCCTTCGCCTGATTGTTAAAGGTTGTTTCGAGCTTGATGCCTTTTCCAGTGCGGCTTAACGACACAATGGTTCGGATATTGAGCGTAACCATTTGTTTGGAACGTTGCGCTTTGCGATGCGGATAATAAATCAGTTCCCGCTGCTCTCGATCAAGCGTTTCGTCAGCGGATTCAGGAATTTCCCAATGATGAACAATTTCGTACGAAGCTCT contains these protein-coding regions:
- the trxA gene encoding thioredoxin, with the translated sequence MAIVNVSDQSFNAEVEGEGTVLVDFWAPWCGPCKMLAPILEELSTEVGDAVKIAKVNVDENPESASRFGVMSIPTLIFFKDGQPVDKVVGLNSKDALKGIIEKHQ
- a CDS encoding YqzM family protein — protein: MDANVRINDPREHVNEEPRNDLFDLIAGVAGMAGLMTVIFFGMVIFKFITE
- the dnaI gene encoding primosomal protein DnaI codes for the protein MESLGGLLQQLNPSFREQSRRIAAELMEDPYVREFRAGHPELKDAQLITDLSKLYQYAKDSKNCANCPGLDNCPNDFQGHFCKLEVEHFNGKPEIIDKKAPCSKHIARQNEHVIKQRIRSFYVDERALNAGYNDVEIMGKDRMRAPAVNQVLRYINDTKENGLSPQGLFLEGSFGTGKTFLMCYLLHELAVVGHTGVIIYMPDFVEDLKSMISEGNKLKETTDILKSCDLLIFDDIGAENLNPWVRDHVMGSILNYRMNRKPTFYTSNYNLDGLEKHLSFTSRDGEEMNKGQRLMDRIRPFVDVISVRGENQRGKR